One Poecilia reticulata strain Guanapo linkage group LG19, Guppy_female_1.0+MT, whole genome shotgun sequence genomic window carries:
- the ghdc gene encoding GH3 domain-containing protein: MGCSWIGVAISLCFAVFSVAVAVNGQTLAMPPPLPTAVGVLSLAGMALLWRDISSKVKGGKRTLGSLLSQYVAVKAVGWLGRRQRKKLEADTLKVKQVQEETLLKRLRKNADTFYGRKYDFRSIEDAAGFRACHPITTYGDYREFIQRVAAGEEKVIIAEKPVILAMTSGTSGPSAMLLSTKDTNTDFFLQGVTVCLEAMRQAFPESDSLQRTTKFFYTPTFRQSEAGIPIGPNSSTPASSRHILNLYTTPAPAFEVPSEKDTLYLHLLFALKDPSVGTLESNFASTVFYAFTALQERWQELVEDVERGTISTSLTLEPKVRSRLEALMKPDAERAAQLRAHSQEGFGGICKRLWPHLSLVLAVDSGSNQIYGEMLREHYCRGVPFYSPFYAAAEGLIGVNLWPQEPDRRYLLCPRSMFCEFLPESSLDEETPQTLLMEEVREGESYELVITNASGLFRYRIGDIVKVSGFHNQCPIVEFQYRRGQMLNVRGEKVSEALFLGALKNAVAQWPGAQLVDYSCAESGILGDSIGGSDXHYQVFVELKGVRNLTEEQRYKLDICLQKDSAVYKSFRIKGSIGPMRVQLVSEGAFKELQRKMMAYTSTSANTFKMHRVLRRKEYAEFLLGKTVS, translated from the exons ATGGGTTGCTCGTGGATTGGCGTCGCAATTTCgctttgttttgcagttttctccgTAGCTGTCGCCGTTAACGGGCAAACGCTGG CCATGCCGCCCCCTCTACCCACTGCCGTCGGTGTCCTCTCTTTGGCCGGGATGGCGCTGCTTTGGAGGGACATTAGCTCGAAGGTGAAGGGTGGTAAGCGGACGTTGGGCAGTCTGTTGAGCCAATATGTGGCTGTGAAAGCTGTGGGCTGGCTTGGCAGGCGGCAGCGAAAGAAACTAGAAGCCGATACGCTCAAGGTGAAGCAGGTCCAGGAGGAGACTCTGCTGAAGAGACTCCGGAAAAACGCGGACACTTTCTATGGAAGAAAGTATGACTTCCGCTCTATTGAAg ACGCTGCTGGTTTCCGAGCCTGTCACCCCATCACCACGTACGGCGACTACCGGGAGTTTATCCAACGCGTTGCAGCTGGAGAAGAGAAGGTAATAATTGCTGAGAAGCCGGTGATTCTGGCCATGACCTCTGGGACGTCGGGACCGAGCGCCATGTTGCTCAGCACCaaggacacaaacacagacttCTTCCTGCAG GGGGTGACTGTCTGCTTAGAAGCCATGCGGCAGGCTTTCCCTGAGTCCGACAGCCTTCAGCGCACCACCAAATTCTTCTACACTCCCACATTTcgccaatcagaggcaggaatTCCTATCGGACCGAATTCCTCCACACCCGCCTCGTCCCGCCACATCCTCAACCTCTATACGACTCCAGCACCTGCCTTTGAG GTTCCCAGTGAAAAGGACACTTTATACCTGCACCTACTGTTTGCGCTGAAAGATCCCAGTGTGGGAACGTTGGAGTCCAACTTTGCCTCTACGGTCTTCTATGCTTTCACTGCTCTTCAG GAGCGCTGGCAGGAGCTGGTGGAGGACGTGGAGCGAGGGACGATCAGCACCTCCTTGACCCTGGAGCCCAAAGTGAGGAGCAGACTGGAGGCTCTAATGAAGCCAGATGCAGAGAGGGCTGCCCAGCTGCGGGCCCACTCCCAGGAGGGCTTTGGGGGGATTTGCAAGCGCCTGTGGCCTCACCTGAGCCTGGTGCTGGCAGTGGACTCTGGCTCCAATCAGATCTACGGAGAAATGTTGAGGGAGCATTACTGCAGAGGAGTGCCTTTCTATTCACCCTTCTACGCCGCTGCGGAGG GTCTGATTGGGGTGAACCTGTGGCCTCAGGAGCCGGACAGACGCTACCTGCTTTGTCCGCGCTCCATGTTCTGCGAGTTCCTGCCGGAAAGCAGCCTGGATGAAGAAACCCCCCAAACTCTGCTGATGGAGGAGGTGAGGGAAGGAGAAAGCTACGAACTCGTCATCACCAACGCTTCAGGCCTGTTCAG ATATCGCATCGGAGACATTGTGAAAGTCTCTGGATTTCATAACCAGTGTCCCATTGTGGAGTTTCAGTACAG ACGGGGTCAGATGCTCAACGTTCGAGGAGAGAAAGTCTCTGAGGCGTTGTTCCTCGGCGCGTTGAAGAACGCCGTCGCTCAGTGGCCCGGAGCTCAGCTAGTCGACTACTCTTGTGCCGAGAGCGGCATCTTGG GCGATTCAATAGGAGGCTCAGATCYTCATTACCAAGTGTTTGTAGAGCTAAAAGGAGTGAGGAATCTAACAGAAGAACAGAGATATAAG CTGGACATTTGTCTCCAGAAGGACTCTGCGGTGTATAAGTCCTTTCGTATAAAAGGCAGCATCGGGCCGATGAGGGTGCAGCTGGTGTCAGAAGGGGCGTTTAAGGAGCTTCAGAGGAAGATGATGGCGTACACAAGCACCTCGGCCAACACTTTCAAAATGCATCGTGTGCTCCGACGGAAAGAGTACGCAGAGTTCCTGCTGGGAAAAACAGTTTCCTGA